In a genomic window of Arthrobacter woluwensis:
- the tdh gene encoding L-threonine 3-dehydrogenase has translation MKALYKSAAQPGFELVDRPEPGTGAGDVKIRVHTTGICGTDLHIQSWDAWAASTINAPLIAGHEFYGEVVEIGEDVRDVKVGDRVSGEGHVVCGICRNCRAGRRQMCIRTSSVGVQRDGAFAEYVVIPEENVWVHHDPSVTPELGAIFDPFGNAVHTALSFPLVGEDVLITGAGPIGLMAIAVARHAGARKIAITDVSPSRLELARSLGVDLAVDVSTTRISDAQRELGMREGFDIGLEMSGHPTALPEMIENMNHGGRIAMLGLPSQSIDIDWGKVVTHMLTLKGIYGREMFETWYAMSAMLSSNPVLHRNISAVITDVLPATEWEKGFEAARGGHGGKVVLDWRAL, from the coding sequence TGTACAAGTCCGCGGCACAGCCCGGCTTCGAACTCGTGGACCGCCCCGAACCCGGCACCGGCGCCGGCGACGTGAAGATCCGCGTGCACACCACCGGCATCTGCGGCACCGACCTGCACATCCAGTCCTGGGACGCCTGGGCCGCGAGCACCATCAACGCACCGCTCATCGCGGGCCACGAGTTCTACGGCGAGGTCGTGGAGATCGGGGAGGACGTCCGGGATGTCAAGGTGGGGGACCGCGTCTCCGGCGAGGGCCACGTGGTCTGCGGCATCTGCCGGAACTGCCGCGCCGGCCGTCGCCAGATGTGCATCCGCACCTCAAGCGTGGGCGTGCAGCGGGACGGCGCCTTCGCCGAGTATGTCGTCATCCCGGAGGAGAACGTCTGGGTCCACCACGACCCCAGCGTCACCCCCGAACTCGGTGCCATCTTCGACCCCTTCGGCAACGCCGTCCACACCGCCCTGAGCTTCCCGCTGGTCGGCGAAGACGTGCTCATCACCGGCGCCGGCCCCATCGGCCTCATGGCCATCGCGGTCGCCCGGCACGCCGGAGCCCGCAAGATCGCCATCACCGACGTCTCGCCGAGCCGCCTCGAACTGGCCCGCTCCCTGGGCGTCGACCTCGCCGTCGACGTCTCCACCACTCGCATCAGCGACGCGCAGCGGGAACTCGGCATGCGCGAGGGCTTCGACATCGGCCTCGAGATGTCGGGACACCCGACGGCGTTGCCGGAAATGATCGAGAACATGAACCACGGCGGCCGGATCGCCATGCTCGGCCTGCCCAGCCAGTCGATCGACATCGACTGGGGCAAGGTCGTCACCCACATGCTGACCCTCAAGGGCATCTACGGACGCGAGATGTTCGAGACCTGGTACGCCATGAGCGCCATGCTCTCCTCCAACCCGGTGCTGCACCGGAACATCTCCGCCGTCATCACCGACGTCCTGCCCGCCACCGAGTGGGAGAAGGGCTTCGAGGCGGCGCGCGGCGGGCACGGCGGCAAGGTCGTGCTCGACTGGCGCGCCCTCTAA
- a CDS encoding glycine C-acetyltransferase, translating to MYGLIKDQLATELDDLRAAGLFKEERNITSAQSNRITAGPLGQPTREVLNFCANNYLGLADHPEIIAAAKDAMDSHGFGMASVRFICGTQDLHLELERQVSRFLGTEDTILFSSCFDANGGVFESLFGPEDAIVSDALNHASIIDGIRLSKARRFRYANQDMADLEAKLREATSDAPGQPAARRVVVVTDGVFSMDGYLAPLREICDLADKYGALVMVDDSHAVGFMGSTGAGTPEHAGVSDRVDIYTGTFGKALGGASGGYVSGRSEIVAMLRQKARPYLFSNSLAPAIVAATLKALELVRDSGELREKLFENAALFRRRMQEEGFELLDGEHAIIPVMFHDAVLAAKVASAMLEHGVFVTAFSFPVVPRGAARIRVQLSARHSAEDVEACVQAFVAARAEAS from the coding sequence ATGTACGGCCTCATCAAGGACCAGCTCGCCACGGAGCTCGACGACCTCCGCGCCGCCGGCCTCTTCAAGGAAGAGCGCAACATCACCTCGGCGCAGTCCAACCGGATCACCGCCGGCCCGCTCGGCCAGCCCACCCGCGAGGTGCTCAACTTCTGCGCGAACAACTACCTGGGCCTCGCGGATCACCCGGAGATCATCGCGGCGGCCAAGGACGCCATGGACAGTCACGGCTTCGGCATGGCGAGTGTCCGCTTCATCTGCGGCACCCAGGATCTCCACCTGGAACTCGAGCGCCAGGTCTCCCGGTTCCTCGGCACCGAGGACACGATCCTGTTCTCGAGCTGCTTCGACGCCAACGGCGGCGTGTTCGAATCCCTCTTCGGCCCGGAGGACGCCATCGTCTCCGACGCCCTGAACCACGCCTCGATCATCGACGGCATCCGCCTCTCCAAGGCCCGCCGCTTCCGCTACGCCAACCAGGACATGGCGGACCTGGAGGCCAAGCTCCGCGAGGCGACGTCGGACGCGCCCGGTCAGCCGGCCGCGCGCCGCGTGGTGGTCGTGACGGACGGTGTCTTCTCGATGGACGGCTACCTCGCCCCGCTCCGCGAGATCTGCGATCTGGCGGACAAGTACGGCGCGCTGGTCATGGTGGACGATTCGCACGCCGTCGGATTCATGGGTTCGACGGGCGCCGGCACCCCCGAGCACGCCGGCGTCAGCGACCGCGTGGACATCTACACCGGCACCTTCGGCAAGGCGCTCGGCGGCGCGTCGGGTGGCTACGTCTCCGGCCGCTCCGAGATCGTCGCGATGCTGCGCCAGAAGGCCCGCCCGTACCTGTTCTCCAACTCGCTCGCCCCCGCCATCGTCGCCGCGACGCTCAAGGCGCTGGAACTCGTGCGGGATTCCGGGGAGCTCCGCGAGAAGCTCTTCGAGAACGCCGCCCTGTTCCGCCGTCGTATGCAGGAGGAGGGCTTCGAGCTGCTCGACGGCGAGCACGCGATCATCCCCGTCATGTTCCACGACGCCGTCCTCGCCGCGAAGGTCGCCTCGGCGATGCTGGAGCACGGCGTGTTCGTGACCGCGTTCAGCTTCCCCGTGGTGCCCCGCGGCGCGGCCCGCATCCGCGTGCAGCTCTCCGCACGGCACAGTGCCGAAGACGTCGAAGCGTGTGTTCAGGCGTTCGTGGCGGCACGGGCCGAGGCTTCCTGA
- the hutI gene encoding imidazolonepropionase, with amino-acid sequence MSLLITNIAELMTQDGEHRVLKDAAVVVEGERIAWIGQAADAPATDEVYDAEGRALLPGWVDSHTHLVFAGDRTAEFEARMAGESYSAGGIGVTMNATRAASDEELLELARARRAEALRGGTTYLEAKTGYGLSTEHEEALARVTAQVADEVTFLGAHLVPKGAEPDAYVEEVVGPMLTAVAPHARWADVFCERGAFDEAQSRRVLEACAAAGLGLRVHGNQLGLGAGVRLAVELGAASVDHVNYLEDSDVAALADSWAAYDGGRGPRGTVATCLPACDLSTREPLAPGRRLLDAGVQVAIASNLNPGTSYTSAMNYCVTTAVLQMGLSVHEAVRAATFGGALALRREVGEDVDGRRAVGSIAVGHRADLHLLNAPSATHLAYRPGMPLTHAVWQAGVRVV; translated from the coding sequence ATGAGCCTCCTGATCACCAACATCGCCGAACTCATGACCCAGGATGGCGAGCACCGGGTCCTCAAGGACGCGGCCGTCGTCGTCGAGGGTGAGCGCATCGCCTGGATCGGCCAGGCCGCCGACGCCCCGGCCACGGACGAGGTGTACGACGCCGAGGGCCGCGCGCTGCTGCCGGGCTGGGTGGATTCGCACACGCACCTCGTGTTCGCCGGGGACCGCACCGCCGAGTTCGAGGCGCGCATGGCGGGAGAGAGCTACAGCGCGGGCGGCATCGGCGTCACCATGAACGCCACGCGAGCCGCCTCCGATGAGGAACTTCTCGAACTCGCCCGGGCGCGCCGTGCCGAGGCCCTGCGCGGCGGCACCACGTATCTCGAGGCCAAGACCGGGTATGGGCTGAGCACCGAGCACGAGGAGGCGCTGGCCCGCGTGACCGCGCAGGTGGCCGATGAAGTCACGTTCCTCGGAGCGCATCTCGTCCCGAAGGGCGCCGAGCCGGACGCCTATGTGGAGGAAGTGGTCGGGCCGATGCTCACCGCCGTCGCGCCGCACGCCCGCTGGGCCGATGTGTTCTGTGAGCGCGGGGCGTTCGACGAGGCCCAGTCCCGTCGTGTGCTCGAGGCCTGCGCCGCCGCCGGCCTGGGACTGCGCGTGCACGGCAACCAGCTCGGCCTGGGCGCCGGCGTGCGCCTCGCCGTCGAGCTCGGCGCCGCGAGCGTCGACCATGTGAACTACCTCGAAGACTCTGACGTCGCGGCACTTGCGGACAGCTGGGCGGCCTACGACGGCGGTCGCGGCCCCCGTGGGACGGTCGCCACGTGCCTGCCCGCCTGCGATCTGTCGACGCGGGAGCCCCTCGCCCCGGGCCGCCGGCTGCTGGACGCGGGCGTCCAGGTGGCGATCGCCTCGAACCTGAATCCCGGCACGAGCTACACGAGCGCCATGAACTATTGCGTGACCACCGCGGTGCTGCAGATGGGTCTCAGCGTCCACGAAGCCGTGCGCGCCGCGACGTTCGGTGGCGCCCTGGCCCTGCGCCGCGAGGTGGGCGAGGACGTCGACGGGCGTCGTGCGGTCGGGTCGATCGCCGTCGGGCACCGCGCCG